A stretch of the Solanum dulcamara chromosome 6, daSolDulc1.2, whole genome shotgun sequence genome encodes the following:
- the LOC129891584 gene encoding autophagy-related protein 18b, whose product MANQPFSYPILCASFNQDNSCFAIGTREGFKIFDCNTGRLLYERAAGAFILVEMLFSSSLLAIVGAGEQPSLSPRRLCLFNTVTGVALEELNFITSILAVRMNKKRLIVILQEKTFIYDINSLKILDTIDTVSNPKGLCAFSPSLDGSFLALPASTTKGSLLVYNVSDLRLHCEIDAHRSPLAVLSLSLGGTHIATASEQGTMIRVHLVSDATKSYSFRRGSYSSNIFSLSFAPAAELPDILLATSSSGSVHVFSLGSPPNQRSSGLLGSIKVPHTINDALDPAQHCILHRAVPAGVRSNTLIRKIEKFDETATPEHVVLRATISMITYRGYFLEYVYNVNHQNKSSWTLEREFNLLTAETSSLS is encoded by the exons ATGGCAAATCAACCCTTTTCTTACCCAATTCTTTGTGCTTCATTCAATCAAGACAACAG TTGTTTTGCTATTGGAACAAGGGAAGGGTTCAAAATCTTTGATTGTAATACTGGAAGACTCCTATATGAAAGAG ctgctggagcatttatTTTAGTAGAAATGTTGTTTAGCTCAAGCCTTCTAGCAATTGTTGGAGCTGGTGAACAG CCGTCTTTGTCTCCTCGAAGATTGTGTTTGTTTAATACTGTGACTGGAGTAGCTCTTGAGGAACTAAACTTCATAACTTCTATCCTTGCTGTTCGCATGAATAAGAAAAG ATTGATTGTCATATTGCAGGAGAAGACATTTATTTATGATATAAACAGTCTTAAGATACTGGACACAATTGATACGGTATCGAATCCAAAAG GACTTTGTGCATTTTCACCCAGCTTGGATGGTTCATTTTTGGCTCTTCCAGCAAGTACAACCAAAGGATCTTTGTTAGTCTATAATGTTTCCGACCTCCGTTTGCACTGTGAG ATAGATGCTCATCGCTCACCATTGGCAGTCTTGAGTCTTTCATTGGGTGGGACTCACATTGCAACGGCATCTGAACAAGGGACCATGATCAGAGTTCATCTTGTTTCAGATGCAACTAAG TCATATAGCTTCAGGAGAGGATCATACTCTTCAAATATCTTTTCTTTGTCATTCGCTCCAGCAGCTGAACTTCCGGATATTCTTCTTGCAACTAGTTCTTCTGGTTCTGTTCATGTTTTCTCTTTGGGTTCACCCCCAAATCAAAG GTCTTCTGGTCTTCTAGGATCAATAAAAGTACCTCATACTATTAACGATGCCCTAGATCCTGCTCAGCATTGCATACTGCATCGTGCTGTTCCGGCTGGAGTGAGAAG TAACACATTGATCCGCAAAATAGAGAAATTTGACGAGACAGCAACACCTGAACATGTGGTACTAAG AGCCACTATATCTATGATCACCTACAGAGGATACTTCCTGGAGTACGTCTACAACGTCAACCATCAGAACAAGTCTTCGTGGACCTTAGAACGGGAATTCAATCTTTTAACAGCAGAAACATCCTCGTTATCATGA
- the LOC129891587 gene encoding cytochrome P450 CYP72A219-like has product MLQITMKIAISFVIGIIFLRWAWKFLNWLWIHPKKLEKRLKLEGFKGSSYKFLLGDMKEINTMVEEAKSKPINFTNDYISRVLPHFTKLMMQYGNNCFMWLGPKPTMFITEPEFIREILSKSYIYQKIQGNPITKLLAQGLASYETEKWAKHRRIINPAFHLDKLKHMLPAFYLSCCDMINKWDNMVSSKGSEIDVWPFLQTLTSDAISRTAFGSNYEEGRQIFELQNELADLIIQVARWLYIPGWRFVPTKRNKRMKQIANEVRSLVLGIINKRIKEMKEGEATKDDLLGILLESNFKEIQIHHENKNFGMTIDEVIEECKLFYFAGQETTSVLLVWTLILLSKHLDWQEKARQEVHQVFGSNKPDYDMLNQLKIVTMIFNEVLRLYPPAIMIGRRVQKETKLGNLSLPAGMLLLLPTIYLQHDNEIWGDDAKEFNPKRFSEGVYKATNGKFAYFPFSWGPRICIGQNFAMLEAKMALAMILQHYTFELSPSYAHAPHTLITLRPQHGAPLILRKL; this is encoded by the exons atgttGCAAATAACTATGAAAATTGCAATTTCATTTGTGATTGGGATAATATTCTTGAGATGGGCATGGAAATTCTTGAATTGGTTGTGGATTCAtccaaaaaaattggaaaaaagactcaaattgGAAGGTTTTAAAGGAAGTTCTTACAAGTTTTTACTTGGAGATATGAAGGAAATTAATACAATGGTTGAAGAAGCAAAATCCAAGCCTATTAATTTCACTAATGACTATATTTCTAGAGTTTTGCCTCACTTCACCAAGTTGATGATGCAATATG GTAATAATTGTTTTATGTGGTTGGGTCCAAAACCAACAATGTTTATCACAGAGCCTGAATTTATAAGggaaattttatcaaaaagttACATTTACCAAAAGATTCAAGGCAATCCAATCACTAAGTTGCTAGCACAAGGACTAGCAAGTTATGAAACAGAGAAATGGGCTAAGCATAGAAGAATTATCAATCCTGCATTTCACCTTGACAAGTTGAAG CACATGCTACCAGCATTCTACTTGAGTTGTTGTGACATGATCAACAAATGGGACAATATGGTTTCATCAAAGGGATCAGAGATAGATGTGTGGCCATTTTTACAAACTTTGACTAGTGATGCAATTTCAAGAACAGCATTTGGTAGTAACTATGAAGAAGGGAGGCAAATATTTGAGCTTCAAAATGAACTAGCTGATTTAATTATACAAGTAGCAAGGTGGCTTTACATCCCTGGATGGAG GTTTGTGCCAACAAAAAGGAACAAGAGAATGAAGCAAATAGCAAATGAAGTTAGATCATTAGTGTTGGGAATTATCAACAAAAGAATAAAGGAAATGAAAGAAGGTGAAGCtacaaaagatgatttattaggtatattattgGAATCAAATTTCAAAGAAATACAAATTCATCATGAAAACAAGAATTTTGGAATGACAATTGATGAGGTGATTGAAGAAtgcaaattattttattttgctgGTCAAGAAACTACTTCAGTATTACTTGTTTGGACTTTGATTTTATTGAGTAAGCATTTGGATTGGCAAGAAAAAGCAAGACAAGAGGTTCATCAAGTATTTGGGAGTAACAAACCTGATTATGACATGttgaatcaattgaaaatt GTAACAATGATATTCAATGAGGTTCTAAGGTTATATCCACCAGCAATTATGATTGGTAGAAGAGTACAAAAGGAGACCAAATTAGGAAACTTGTCATTGCCTGCTGGGATGTTACTATTGTTGCCAACAATTTATTTGCAACATGACAATGAAATATGGGGTGATGATGCAAAAGAATTCAATCCAAAGAGGTTTAGTGAAGGAGTTTATAAAGCAACAAATGGTAAATTTGCTTATTTTCCATTTAGTTGGGGACCAAGAATATGCATTGGACAAAATTTTGCTATGTTAGAGGCAAAAATGGCACTTGCAATGATTCTACAACACTATACTTTTGAACTATCTCCATCTTATGCTCATGCTCCTCATACATTAATCACTCTTCGACCTCAACATGGTGCTCCTTTGATTTTGCGCAAGTTGTAG
- the LOC129891585 gene encoding eukaryotic peptide chain release factor subunit 1-3: MMADGHDNDKNIEIWKIKKLIKALEAARGNGTSMISLIMPPRDQVSRVTKMLGDEFGTASNIKSRVNRQSVLGAITSAQQRLKLYNKVPPNGLVLYTGTIITEDGKEKKVTIDFEPFRPINASLYLCDNKFHIEALNELLESDDKFGFIVMDGNGTLFGTLSGNTREVLHKFSVDLPKKHGRGGQSALRFARLRMEKRHNYVRKTAELATQFYINPATSQPNVSGLILAGSADFKTELSQSDMFDPRLQAKILNVVDVSYGGENGFNQSIELSAEVLANVKFIQEKKLIGKYFEEISQDTGKYVFGVDDTLKVLEMGAIETLIVWENLDINRYVLKNNTSGETIIKHLNKEQDTVQSNFRDPDTNAELEVQDKLPLLEWFANEYRRFGCSLEFVTNKSQEGSQFCRGFGGIGGILRYQVDVRDFDELSDDGEVYEDSE, encoded by the coding sequence ATGATGGCAGATGGTCACGATAACGATAAGAATATCGAGATATGGAagatcaagaaacttataaagGCACTTGAAGCTGCTCGAGGCAATGGTACCAGCATGATTTCTCTAATCATGCCTCCACGGGATCAAGTATCTAGGGTCACTAAGATGCTTGGAGATGAATTCGGAACTGCATCAAACATCAAAAGTAGAGTGAATCGTCAATCTGTGCTGGGTGCAATCACATCTGCTCAGCAGAGACTTAAACTCTACAACAAGGTTCCACCGAATGGGCTTGTGCTTTATACCGGTACAATCATAACTGAAGATGGGAAAGAGAAGAAGGTTACAATTGATTTTGAGCCCTTCAGGCCCATTAATGCATCTCTATATCTTTGTGATAACAAGTTCCACATAGAAGCCTTGAATGAACTTTTGGAATCCGATGACAAGTTCGGGTTTATTGTGATGGATGGGAATGGGACACTTTTTGGGACATTGAGTGGAAATACCAGGGAGGTCCTTCACAAGTTTAGTGTCGATCTGCCCAAAAAACATGGAAGAGGAGGACAGTCTGCACTACGTTTTGCTCGTCTTCGGATGGAGAAACGTCACAACTATGTGAGGAAAACAGCAGAGCTTGCAACCCAGTTTTATATTAATCCTGCCACCAGCCAGCCCAACGTTTCAGGCCTGATACTAGCTGGATCTGCTGACTTTAAGACAGAGCTTAGCCAGTCTGATATGTTTGATCCTCGTCTTCAGGCAAAGATTTTAAATGTGGTCGATGTTTCTTATGGAGGGGAAAATggtttcaaccaatcaattgaGCTGTCTGCTGAGGTCTTGGCCAATGTGAAATTTATACAAGAGAAGAAATTGATTGGAAAGTATTTTGAGGAGATAAGTCAGGACACCGGGAAGTATGTTTTTGGGGTTGATGATACCTTGAAAGTTCTGGAAATGGGTGCTATTGAGACCCTTATTGTGTGGGAAAATCTGGACATTAATAGGTACGTGTTGAAAAATAACACTTCTGGAGAAACAATCATCAAGCACTTGAACAAGGAGCAAGACACTGTCCAAAGTAACTTCCGTGATCCTGATACAAATGCGGAATTAGAAGTTCAGGATAAATTGCCACTACTTGAGTGGTTTGCGAATGAGTACAGGAGATTTGGTTGTAGTTTGGAGTTCGTTACAAACAAATCACAAGAAGGATCTCAGTTTTGCCGTGGTTTTGGTGGCATTGGAGGCATTCTCCGCTACCAGGTTGATGTTAGAGATTTTGATGAACTTTCTGATGATGGTGAGGTTTACGAAGATTCTGAATAG